One genomic region from Macaca mulatta isolate MMU2019108-1 chromosome 20, T2T-MMU8v2.0, whole genome shotgun sequence encodes:
- the HBA gene encoding hemoglobin subunit alpha (The RefSeq protein has 2 substitutions compared to this genomic sequence), producing MVLSPADKSNVKAAWGKVGGHAGEYGAEALERMFLSFPTTKTYFPHFDLSHGSAQVKGHGKKVADALTLAVGHVDDMPHALSALSDLHAHKLRVDPVNFKLLSHCLLVTLAAHLPAEFTPAVHASLDKFLASVSTVLTSKYR from the exons ATGGTGCTGTCTCCTGCCGACAAGACCAACGTCAAGGCCGCCTGGGGTAAGGTCGGCGGGCACGCTGGCGAGTATGGTGCGGAGGCCCTGGAGAG GATGTTCCTGTCCTTCCCCACCACCAAGACCTACTTCCCCCACTTCGACCTGAGCCACGGCTCTGCCCAGGTTAAGGGCCACGGCAAGAAGGTGGCCGACGCGCTGACCCTCGCCGTGGGGCACGTGGACGACATGCCCCAAGCGCTGTCCGCGCTGAGCGACCTGCACGCGCACAAGCTTCGGGTGGACCCGGTCAACTTCAAG CTCCTGAGCCACTGCCTGCTGGTGACTCTGGCCGCTCACCTCCCCGCCGAGTTCACCCCTGCGGTGCACGCCTCCCTGGACAAGTTCCTGGCTTCTGTGAGCACCGTGCTGACCTCCAAATACCGTTAA